A region of the Paracoccus pantotrophus genome:
CTCGATCGGCCGCGCCGTCTCGAACGGCTGCATCCGCATGCGCAACGAGGCGGTGATGGACCTGTTCGAGCAGGTGCCGATCGGAACCCCGGTCTACGTCTACTAAGTGGACATCCGCCTGACATCGCTGTCGGACCCGGTGCTGTCCGGGTTCGATACCGTCATCGACACGCGCTCGCCTTCGGAATATGCCGAGGATCACCTGCCGGGCGCGATCAACCTGCCGGTGCTGTCGGACGAGCAGCGCGCGCAGGTCGGCACGATCTACAAGCAGGTTTCCCCCTTCGATGCCCGCAAGCTGGGCGGCGCCATGGTCGCCGCCAATGCCGCGCGTCATATCGCCGGGCCGCTGGCGGGTTTCGGCGGCGGCTGGCGGCCGCTGGTCTATTGCTGGCGCGGCGGCCAGCGCTCGGGGGCCTTCGCCACCATCCTGTCGCAGATCGGCTGGCGTGTCGGCCGCATCGAGGGCGGCTACAAGGCCTGGCGGGCGCTGGTGGTGGCGCGGGTCACGGCACCCGTGGCCGCGCCGGTGGTGGTGCTGGACGGCAATACCGGCAGCGCCAAGACCGAAATCCTGGCGCGGCTTGCGGCGCGCGGCCACCAAGTCATCGACCTGGAGGGGCTGGCGAACCATCGCGGCAGCCTGTTCGGGGCGCTGCCGGGCGGCCAGCCATCGCAGAAGCTGTTCGAAAGCCGCCTCGCCCTGGCGCTGGAGGCGCTGGACCCCGCGCGGCCGCTGCTGGTCGAGGCCGAAAGCTCGCGCATCGGCGCGCTGAACCTGCCACGCGGCATCTGGCAGGCGATCGCGGCGGCGCCGCGCATCCGTCTGGCCGTGCCGGTCGAGGCCCGCGCCGCCTATACCGAACGCGCCTATGCCGAGACCTGCGCCGATCCCGAGGCCGTGGCGCGGATCGTGGCGCTGTTGCGGCCCTTGCACCCGGCCGAGCGGATCGAGGGCTGGTTGCGCCTGGTCGATGCCGCCGACTGGCGCGGGCTGGCCGAGGGGCTGATGCGCGACCATTACGACCCACGCTATGAGAAGCACCGGGCGCGCCATGACGACGGTCGCGGGCCGGCGGTGGCGCTGGACGGGCTGGACGACCTCGAGGCCGCCGCTTCGGCGGTCGAGGCGGTGCTGGCGGGGCTTGAGCTTGCCGGGCCGGCGCCGGCGGCACGCTCGGCGGCCTCCGGCGGGGATATTTGAACAAGAAAGAAGCCGGGGTCAGGCGCCCTGGCCAAGGAAGCGGCGCAGGATGCGTTCCAGCTTGGCCGCGCCCAGCGGCGCCATGGCCTTGGTATGTTCGTGGCTGATCGATTCGTCCGAGAGGCCGGCGCCCATATTGGTGATGACCGAGACGGCGGCGCAGCGCAGGCCCAGGAAGCGCGCCAGGATCACCTCGGGCACGGTGGACATGCCGACCGCATCGGCGCCCAGGATGCGGGCGGCGCGAATCTCGGCCGGGGTCTCGAAGGAAGGCCCCGAGAACCAGCAATAGACCCCCTCGGGCAGCGCGATCCCATCGGCCTCGGCGGCGGCCCTGAGCCCGGCGCGGAGGCCCGGGTCATGGGCGTCGGTCATCGGCACGAAGCGCGCCTCGCTGGGTTCCCCGATCAGCGGATTGGTGCCGGCGAAGGCGATGTGGTCCGACAGCAGCATCAGGGATCCCGGCGGCATCTCGGCGCGCAGGCTGCCCGCTGCATTGGTCAGGATCAGCTGCCGGGTGCCGAGTGCCTTCAGCACCTCCAGCGGCAGGCGCATGACATCGGCGCGGCCGGATTCGTAGTAATGCGCCCGCCCGCCCAGGACCGCGACCCGCCGCCCCTCCAGCTGTCCGACGACCAGTTGCGGCACATGGCCCGACACCCCGGCATGCGGAAAGCCCGGCAGGTCGGAATAGGGGATCGCCACGCCCTCGACCGCCGCCGCCAGATGCCCGAGCCCCGAGCCGAGGATCAGCCCGTATTCCGGCGGCGCGTCCCCCGCCCGGCTGCGGATCAGATCGGCGAGTTCAGCGTTCCTTGACATAGGGCTCTCCTCCGGCGCGGGGCGGGATGGCGCGGCCGACGAAGCCGGCCAGGATGATGACGGTCAGGATATAGGGCAGGGCGTTCATGAACATCGAGGGCACGGTCACCACCCCCAGGTCGAGATTCGGGAAGCGGTTCGCCACCGCCTCCATCAGCCCGAACAGGAAGGTGGCGAAAAGCGCGCTCCATGGCCGCCACTTGGCGAAGATCAGCGCCGCCAGCGCGATGAAGCCGCGCCCGGCGGTCATCTCCTTGACGAAACCGGCCGAGATGCCGGTGGCGAGATAGGCGCCTGCGAGGCCGCAAAGCACCCCGCAGATCATCACGGCGGCAAAGCGCAGCCGGGTGACCGAGACGCCAGCGGTATCGACCGAGGCCGGGTTCTCGCCCACCGCGCGCAGCCGCAACCCGAAGCGGGTGCGATAGAGCACCCACCAGGTCAGCGGCACCATGGCGAAGGCGATATAGACCAGGATGGTGTGGCCCGAGATCAGCTCGGCATAGACCGGCCCGATCACCGGCACCGGGCGCAGGCTGTCGGCGAAGGGCAGGGTGATCTCGCCGAACCGCGCCGCGCCGGAGAGCGAGGGCGTGCGCCCGCCCAGCCCGAAGATCTTCTGCCCCAGAAGCACCGTCAGCCCCGAGGCGAGGAAGTTGATCGCCACGCCCGAGATCAGCTGGTTGCCGCGAAAGCTGATCGAGGCGAGGCCATGCAGCCCGGCCATGGCCGCGGCGCCGGCGATCCCGGCCAGCAGCCCCAGCCAGGCGCTGCCGGTGGCATAGGCGACCGAGGCCGAGGTGAAGGCCGCCATCAGCATCTTGCCTTCCAGCCCGATATCGAAGACCCCGGCGCGCTCCGAATAAAGCCCGGCCAGGCAGGCCAGCAGCAGGGGCGTCATCAGCCGCACCGCTGAATCGAGGATCTGGATCACGGTCGCGAAATCCATCACGCCCCCTTCCGGCGCAGCGCCGTGAACAGCCGTTCCAGCGGCATGCGCACCATGTTGTCCAGCGCCCCGGTGAACAGGATCACCAGCGCCTGGATGACCACGATCAGCTCGCGCGGGATCGAGGTCCACAGCGCCAGTTCGCCCCCGCCCTGGTAGAGGAAGCCGAAGAGCAGCGCCGCCAGGAATACCCCGAACGGGTGGTTGCGGCCCATCAGCGCCACGGCGATGCCGATGAAGCCGGCGCCCTCGACCGCGTTCAGCATCAGCCGCTCGGCCTCGCCCATGACGTTGTTGATCGCCATCAGCCCGGCCAGCGCCCCCGAGACCAGCATGGCCAGGACCGTGATCCGCACCGGCGAGATGCCGGCGTAAAGCGCCGCCTGTTCGGACTTGCCGAAGGCGCGGATCTCATAGCCCGGCCGCGTATGCCAGATCAGCAGCCAGACCAGCAGGCAGGCGGCGATGGCGACGAAGAAGGTGACATTGGCGGGCGTGTTCCGGCCCCATTCGAAGCCGAGCCCCAGCGCCATGTCCGAAAGCTTCGGCAGATGCGCCGCCGCGGGGAACCGGGCCGAGGCCGGGTCCATGCTGCCCACGGGCCGCAGCAGGTTGACCAGGACATAGTTCAGCAGCGCCGCGGCGATGAAATTGAACATGATGGTGGTGATGACGATATGGCTGCCGCGCCGGGCCTGCAGCCAGGCCGGGATCAGCGCCCAAAGCGCCCCGAACAGCGCCGCCCCGACCGCCGCCGCCGGCAGAGCGAAGGCCCAATGCGGCCAGGGCAGGGCCAGTACCACCAGCGCGACGCCCAGGCCCCCCAGGGCGGCCTGCCCCTCGCCGCCGATGTTGAACAGCCCGGCATGATAGGCGACCATGACCGCCAGGCCGGTGAAGATGAAATTCGTTGTGTAATACAGGGTGAAGCCCCAACCATAGCTGGATCCCAGTGCGCCCTGGACCATCACCTTCAGCGCCTCGACGGGATCTTCACCGATAGCCAGGATCACCAGTGCCGAGATGCCAAAGGCCAGCACCAGAGAAATCAGCGGCGTCAGGATCACATCCGCCCATTTCGGCATTCGCTCCATCAGCCCGCCTCTCCCGGTTTTCTCCGTTTTCCAAATACCCCCGCCGGAGGCATGCGACGGCTCATCCCGCACCGCCGCCGGCATCCGTCGCCGGCGCGGCCGCCGGCGGGATCGCCGCCTCGGGCGGCGTCAGGGCGGGATCGACCCCGGCCATCAGGCAGCCCAGATCTCCGGTCGTCGCCCCTTCGGCCGGGCGCTCGCCCATGACGCGACCGTCGAACATCACCGCGATGCGATCCGACAGCGCCATGATCTCGTCGAGCTCGACCGAGACCAGCAACACCGCCTTGCCGGCATCGCGCAGCGCCAGGATGCGCTTGTGGATGAACTCGATGGCGCCGATATCAACCCCGCGCGTCGGCTGGCCGATCAGCAGCAAGTCCGGGTTGCGCTCGACCTCGCGCGCGACCACGATCTTCTGCTGGTTGCCGCCCGAGAAATTCCGGGCCGTAAGGTCCGGGTCCGGCGGGCGGATGTCGAAACGCTCGATCTTGGCCATGGCATCGGCGCGGATGGCGGCATTGTCCATCAACGGGCCGCGCTGGAACTCGGGCGCGTGGTGATAGCCGAAGGCCGTGTTCTCCCAGGCGGTGAAATCCATGATCAGCCCTTCGGCCTGCCGGTCCTCGGGAACATGGCCGATGCCGGCGCGGCGCCGCGCGCGGCCGTCGGCCTCCGGACCATGCAGCGGCAAGGGCCGGCCATTGAGCCGGATCTCGCCCTGAAGCTTTGCCCCCGCCTCGGGAAAGCCGCCCAGGATCTCCAGCAGTTGCGTCTGGCCGTTGCCAGCCACGCCGGCGATGCCCAGGATCTCGCCTGCCCGGATCTCCAGGTCGATGCCGCGCAGCCGCTCGACGCCCTCGGCATCGACCATGCGCAACCCCCGCACTTCCAGCACCGGCGCGCCCGGCCGGGCGGGTGGCTTTTCCACCCGCAACAGCACCTTGCGGCCCACCATCAGCTTGGCCAGCTCGGTCGGGCTGGTCTCGGCGGTCTTGACCGAGGCCACCATCTCGCCGCGCCGCATGACCGAGACATTGTCGGTGATCTCCATGATCTCGCGCAGCTTGTGGGTGATCAGGATGATGGTCTTGCCCTCGTCCTTGAGCCCGCGCAGGATGCGGAACAGGTGGTCGGCCTCGGCGGGGGTCAGCACGCCGGTTGGCTCGTCCAGGATCAGGATGTCGGCCTGGCGATACAGCGCCTTCAGGATCTCGACCCGCTGCTGGTGGCCGACCGACAGTTCCTCGACCAGCGCATCGGGATCGACCTGCAAGCCGTATTCGGCGGCCAGCCGCTTCAACGTGCCGCGCGCGCGGGCCAGCGAGGGATGCAGGAGCCCGCCGTCCTCGGCGCCCAGGATCACGTTTTCCAGAACGGTGAAGTTCTGCACCAGCTTGAAATGCTGGAACACCATGCCGATGCCGGCGCGGATCGCGGCCTGGCTGTCGGCGATGGCGACGGGCTGGCCGCCGATCTGGATCTCTCCGGTATCGGGGCGGTAGAAACCGTAAAGGATCGACATCAGCGTCGATTTCCCGGCGCCGTTTTCGCCGATGATGCCGTGGATCGTGCCGCGCCGCACGACCAGGTCGATGTCCTTGTTGGCCTGCACCGGCCCGAAAGCCTTGGAAATCCCGCGCAATTCGATCGCCGGGGCGGGCGCGGCCGTCATCTACTGCACCGGGCAGGTATTGTCGGTCATGTAGTCATGCACCTTGATCCCGCCCGATTCGATGGCCTGGGCGGCGGCGTCGACGGCGGTGGCGATCTCGTCCGAGATCAGCGGCTTGTTGTTGTCGTCCATGGCCAGCGACACCCCGCCCGAAGCCAGGTCCATGACCCGGACGCCCGGCTCGACCTCGGTCCCGGCCTTGAAGGCCTCGTAGACGGAAACATCCACGCCCTTGACCATCGAGGTCAGCACCTGGCCCGGATGCAGGTGGTTCTGGTTGCTGTCCACGCCGATCGACAGCACGCCAGCATCCGCCGCCGCCTGCAAGACGCCGATGCCGGTTCCGCCCGCCGCGGCATAGACCACGTCCGCCCCCTGCGAGACCTGCGCCTTGAGCAGCTCGCCCCCCTTCACCGGGTCGTTCCAGGCGGCGGGGGTGGTGCCGGTATAGTTGATGATCAGCTTGCCGTCCGGCCGGGTGGCCTTGAAGCCCTGGGCATAGCCGCATTCGAATTTGTGGATCAGCGGGATGTCCATGCCGCCGATGAAGCCCACCGTGCCCGATTTCGACGCCAGCGCCGCGGCGACGCCGGCCAGGTACGAGCCCTGCTCCTCGGTAAAGACCACGGATTGCACGTTGGGCTGCTCGACCACCATGTCGATGATGACGAATTTCGTGTCGGGATAATCCGGCGCGATCTTGGCCAGCACCTCGCCAAAGGCAAAGCCGGTCATCACGATGGGATTGGCGCCCGATTGTGCCAGCCGGCGCAGGGCCTGTTCGCGCTGCGCCTCGGATTGCATCTCCAGTTCCTTGTAGGTGCCCCCGGTCTCGGCCTTCCAGCGTTCGGCGCCGTTATAGGCGGCCTCGTTGAAGGATTTGTCGAACTTGCCGCCCAGATCGAAGATCAGCGCCGGATCGGCCAGGGCTGCGACGGGCAGCAGGGTCAGGCAGGCGCCGGCGAGCAGGGATTTCATCAGGGACATGTCGGACCTCAAGACGGTTTGCGGGCGAGTCGGCCCAGGATGTTCGGATTAGGGCGCATGGGCCGGAATCCGTCAACAATCTTGTCTTGGGTCAGAGGGTGCGCCGCATCAGCACCGCATCCAGGCCGGGCGCGTAGTAATTCCGCCGCTTTCCAAGGGTTTCCCAGCCCGCGCCGGCATAAAGCGCCATGGCGGCCGCATTGTCCGCCGCGACCTCCAGGAAGGCCTCGCGCGCGCCGTGCGCCCGTGACGTGGCGGCGAATTCGGCCAGCAGCGCCGAGGCCAGCCCCTGCCGCCGCGCCTCGGGCGCGACGGCCAGCGTCAGCAGCTCGGCCTCGTCCGCGATGGCGCGGCCCAGCAGGAAGGCTTGCGGCCGGGTCAGCAGGAAATTCGGCGGGCCGGCCAGCAACGCCTGGAACTCGGCCGCCGTCCAGGGCCGCGGATGCGCGGCAAAGCAGCGGCCGTGCAACGCCGCCAGGTCGTCGGGCGTCATGACAGGATCAGCGGGCCGCGGTCGCGCGCCGGCGCGGCATCGGCCGGGCGCAGATAGATCGGCGCCGGGCGCGGCAGGTCCGGCTGGTCGCGGCGGGCGGCGGCGATGCGGGCGATGGCCTCGGCCAGCGGCATCACCGCGGGCAGGGGTGCGGGGCCGGGCGGCAAATCATGCGCGGGGGCCTGTTGCGGCCGGGTGGCCTGCCCGGTGCCGAAATCCTGCCAGATCACCTCGCCCGCACGCGCGGGCAGCGCGACGCGGCAGGGGCGGGGCAGGCCATGTGCGGCGGCCTCGGTCGCGCTGACGCCGATGGCGGGGATGCCCAGCGACAGCGCCAGCCCCCGCGCCGCCGCGACCGAGATGCGGATGCCGGTGAAATTGCCCGGCCCGATGCCGCAGCCGATGACGGACAGGTCGCGCCAGCCCAGGTCCGCCTCGACCAGCAGCTCTTCCAGCAGCGGAAACAGCCGCTCGGCCTGGCCGCGGGCCATGTCTTCCTGGCGCTGGACCAGCAGGCGGTCGCCTTGCAGCAAAGCGGCCGCGCAATGCGCGGCCGATGTGTCGAAGCCCAGCGAAAGCGCCTCAGCCAACGGGCCGCACCTCGGTCACTTCGGGGATGTAGTGGCGAAGCAGGTTCTCGATGCCCATCTTCAGCGTCAGCGTGGACGAGGGGCAGCCGGCGCAGGCGCCCTGCATGTGCAGATAGACCACGCCGCGGTCGAAGCCGTGGAAGGTGATGTCGCCGCCGTCCTGCGCCACGGCCGGGCGCACGCGCGTATCCAGCAGTTCCTTGATCTGGTTGACGATTTCTGCGTCGGGGCCGTCCTGGTCGTTATGGGCGCTGGCGGTCGCGCCCTCGATGGCTGGGGCGCCGGACTGGTAATGCTCCATGATCGCGCCCAGGACCGAGGGCTTCAGATGGTCCCAGACCGCGTCCTCGGCCTTGGTCACGGTCACGAAATCCGAGCCGAGGAAAACCCCGGTCACGCCTGGCACGGCAAAGATGCGGCGCGCCAGCGGGCTGGTCGCGGCGGCCTCGGCTGCGGGAAAATCGGCGGTGCCGCTGCCCAGGACGGTTTCGCCCGGCAGGAACTTCAGCGTCGCGGGGTTCGGGGTGGTTTCGGTCTGGATGAACATGGCGCGGGCTCCTTTGTGGCGGATATGGGGATCGAAGGGCGGACAAGTCAAGTCGGAGGGCCGCACGGCGGGCGGGCGGCCTTGAGCACGCGAAGAAACAGCATGTGCAGAAATCGCCATGGGCATGGCCGAAAGGGCTGCCCGCCAGCGCGGCAGGGACGCGATCTGCACGGTGCCGGGGGTCATTCCGGCCGCGCCGGCGCGGCAACGGTGCCGGGACCAGGCGTCGGCCAGGCGCAGCGACCATCCGCCGCAGCGGGCGGTTCGTCAGGTGATCTGCTCCAGCCGTTCGCGCGAGATGTCGCCGGGCACGATGGTGACGGGGCAGGGCAGGTTTGCCACCTCGCGCGTCAGCCGGGTGACCAGCGGTCCCGGCCCCGCGCTTTCGGTCGAGGCGGCCAGCACCACCACGCCGATCTCGGGATCGTCGTGGATCTGGGCCAGAAGCTCGGCGCCCGGCTCGCCCTCGCGCACCACCAGTTCCGGCTCGATGCCGGGACGGTCGCGCATCCATTTGGCAAAGACCTCGTAATGTGCCTCGATCCGCTCATAGGCTTCGGCGCGCATCACGTCGGCGACGCCCATGCCGTGCTGGATGGCCGTGGTCGGAATGACCGCGAGTACCTGCACCCCGCCGCCGGTCTTGGCCGCGCGCAGGGCGGCATAGCGGATGGCGTTCAGGCATTCGCGGGAATCGTCCAGAACCACCAGAAATTTCCGCATGAATCCGCCCCGGTTGCCCCAGAATGAGCAAAGACTGGCCGAAAGCTGGGGTTTGCGCAAGTGCGGCGCAGTTTATCCCTTGCGCTCATTCAAAATTAACGAGTGCTATGGTAGGGGGAGGATGGTAGCCACAAGCCAAATGCGGGACAGAATTGTGACGATTCACCAGGACTGGGAAAAAGCCGACATTGCGCGGCTCGCCACAGTGGCCCAAGACGAGATGTCGTGGTTCAAGGACCATGTGCATCCCCCCGCCATGACCACCATGCCCCTGTCGAAACGGGTATTCGACATCACCCTGGCGCTGCTGGCCCTGGTGCCGCTGTCCATCGTCATGGCGGCCTTTGCCCTGATCCTGCTGGTCGTGCAGGGACGGCCGATCTTTTACGCGGCGCCGCGGATGGCGGCGCCGGGGCGGACCTTCACCCATCTCAAGTTCCGCACCATGTTGCGGCAAGAGGGCGATTTCGGCGTGACCGGCGCGCACAAGGCTTGGCGCATCACGCCGCTGGGCCATTTCATGCGCCGCACCCGCATCGACGAATTGCCGCAGCTGTTCAACATCCTCAAGGGCGACATGAGCTTCGTCGGGCCGCGCCCGACCATCCGCGAATATGTCGAACGCTATCCCGCGGTCTATGGCCAGGTGCTGAAAAGCCGCCCCGGCGTCACCGGCCTGGCGACGCTGATCTACCACCGCCACGAGGACCGCATCCTGCGCCGCTGCAAGAGCGCCGAGGCGACCGAGGCCGCCTATGCCCGGCGCTGCCTGCCCACCAAGCTCAAGATCGACCTGATCT
Encoded here:
- a CDS encoding ABC transporter permease translates to MDFATVIQILDSAVRLMTPLLLACLAGLYSERAGVFDIGLEGKMLMAAFTSASVAYATGSAWLGLLAGIAGAAAMAGLHGLASISFRGNQLISGVAINFLASGLTVLLGQKIFGLGGRTPSLSGAARFGEITLPFADSLRPVPVIGPVYAELISGHTILVYIAFAMVPLTWWVLYRTRFGLRLRAVGENPASVDTAGVSVTRLRFAAVMICGVLCGLAGAYLATGISAGFVKEMTAGRGFIALAALIFAKWRPWSALFATFLFGLMEAVANRFPNLDLGVVTVPSMFMNALPYILTVIILAGFVGRAIPPRAGGEPYVKER
- a CDS encoding BMP family lipoprotein → MSLMKSLLAGACLTLLPVAALADPALIFDLGGKFDKSFNEAAYNGAERWKAETGGTYKELEMQSEAQREQALRRLAQSGANPIVMTGFAFGEVLAKIAPDYPDTKFVIIDMVVEQPNVQSVVFTEEQGSYLAGVAAALASKSGTVGFIGGMDIPLIHKFECGYAQGFKATRPDGKLIINYTGTTPAAWNDPVKGGELLKAQVSQGADVVYAAAGGTGIGVLQAAADAGVLSIGVDSNQNHLHPGQVLTSMVKGVDVSVYEAFKAGTEVEPGVRVMDLASGGVSLAMDDNNKPLISDEIATAVDAAAQAIESGGIKVHDYMTDNTCPVQ
- a CDS encoding ABC transporter permease; its protein translation is MERMPKWADVILTPLISLVLAFGISALVILAIGEDPVEALKVMVQGALGSSYGWGFTLYYTTNFIFTGLAVMVAYHAGLFNIGGEGQAALGGLGVALVVLALPWPHWAFALPAAAVGAALFGALWALIPAWLQARRGSHIVITTIMFNFIAAALLNYVLVNLLRPVGSMDPASARFPAAAHLPKLSDMALGLGFEWGRNTPANVTFFVAIAACLLVWLLIWHTRPGYEIRAFGKSEQAALYAGISPVRITVLAMLVSGALAGLMAINNVMGEAERLMLNAVEGAGFIGIAVALMGRNHPFGVFLAALLFGFLYQGGGELALWTSIPRELIVVIQALVILFTGALDNMVRMPLERLFTALRRKGA
- a CDS encoding purine-nucleoside phosphorylase, producing MSRNAELADLIRSRAGDAPPEYGLILGSGLGHLAAAVEGVAIPYSDLPGFPHAGVSGHVPQLVVGQLEGRRVAVLGGRAHYYESGRADVMRLPLEVLKALGTRQLILTNAAGSLRAEMPPGSLMLLSDHIAFAGTNPLIGEPSEARFVPMTDAHDPGLRAGLRAAAEADGIALPEGVYCWFSGPSFETPAEIRAARILGADAVGMSTVPEVILARFLGLRCAAVSVITNMGAGLSDESISHEHTKAMAPLGAAKLERILRRFLGQGA
- the tsaB gene encoding tRNA (adenosine(37)-N6)-threonylcarbamoyltransferase complex dimerization subunit type 1 TsaB, which gives rise to MAEALSLGFDTSAAHCAAALLQGDRLLVQRQEDMARGQAERLFPLLEELLVEADLGWRDLSVIGCGIGPGNFTGIRISVAAARGLALSLGIPAIGVSATEAAAHGLPRPCRVALPARAGEVIWQDFGTGQATRPQQAPAHDLPPGPAPLPAVMPLAEAIARIAAARRDQPDLPRPAPIYLRPADAAPARDRGPLILS
- a CDS encoding sugar transferase gives rise to the protein MRDRIVTIHQDWEKADIARLATVAQDEMSWFKDHVHPPAMTTMPLSKRVFDITLALLALVPLSIVMAAFALILLVVQGRPIFYAAPRMAAPGRTFTHLKFRTMLRQEGDFGVTGAHKAWRITPLGHFMRRTRIDELPQLFNILKGDMSFVGPRPTIREYVERYPAVYGQVLKSRPGVTGLATLIYHRHEDRILRRCKSAEATEAAYARRCLPTKLKIDLIYQRNRTLALDLWIIWRTVLIVLYKDERPRRRGRK
- the mnmH gene encoding tRNA 2-selenouridine(34) synthase MnmH, which translates into the protein MDIRLTSLSDPVLSGFDTVIDTRSPSEYAEDHLPGAINLPVLSDEQRAQVGTIYKQVSPFDARKLGGAMVAANAARHIAGPLAGFGGGWRPLVYCWRGGQRSGAFATILSQIGWRVGRIEGGYKAWRALVVARVTAPVAAPVVVLDGNTGSAKTEILARLAARGHQVIDLEGLANHRGSLFGALPGGQPSQKLFESRLALALEALDPARPLLVEAESSRIGALNLPRGIWQAIAAAPRIRLAVPVEARAAYTERAYAETCADPEAVARIVALLRPLHPAERIEGWLRLVDAADWRGLAEGLMRDHYDPRYEKHRARHDDGRGPAVALDGLDDLEAAASAVEAVLAGLELAGPAPAARSAASGGDI
- a CDS encoding GNAT family N-acetyltransferase, translating into MTPDDLAALHGRCFAAHPRPWTAAEFQALLAGPPNFLLTRPQAFLLGRAIADEAELLTLAVAPEARRQGLASALLAEFAATSRAHGAREAFLEVAADNAAAMALYAGAGWETLGKRRNYYAPGLDAVLMRRTL
- a CDS encoding universal stress protein: MRKFLVVLDDSRECLNAIRYAALRAAKTGGGVQVLAVIPTTAIQHGMGVADVMRAEAYERIEAHYEVFAKWMRDRPGIEPELVVREGEPGAELLAQIHDDPEIGVVVLAASTESAGPGPLVTRLTREVANLPCPVTIVPGDISRERLEQIT
- a CDS encoding NifU family protein, which gives rise to MFIQTETTPNPATLKFLPGETVLGSGTADFPAAEAAATSPLARRIFAVPGVTGVFLGSDFVTVTKAEDAVWDHLKPSVLGAIMEHYQSGAPAIEGATASAHNDQDGPDAEIVNQIKELLDTRVRPAVAQDGGDITFHGFDRGVVYLHMQGACAGCPSSTLTLKMGIENLLRHYIPEVTEVRPVG
- a CDS encoding ABC transporter ATP-binding protein translates to MTAAPAPAIELRGISKAFGPVQANKDIDLVVRRGTIHGIIGENGAGKSTLMSILYGFYRPDTGEIQIGGQPVAIADSQAAIRAGIGMVFQHFKLVQNFTVLENVILGAEDGGLLHPSLARARGTLKRLAAEYGLQVDPDALVEELSVGHQQRVEILKALYRQADILILDEPTGVLTPAEADHLFRILRGLKDEGKTIILITHKLREIMEITDNVSVMRRGEMVASVKTAETSPTELAKLMVGRKVLLRVEKPPARPGAPVLEVRGLRMVDAEGVERLRGIDLEIRAGEILGIAGVAGNGQTQLLEILGGFPEAGAKLQGEIRLNGRPLPLHGPEADGRARRRAGIGHVPEDRQAEGLIMDFTAWENTAFGYHHAPEFQRGPLMDNAAIRADAMAKIERFDIRPPDPDLTARNFSGGNQQKIVVAREVERNPDLLLIGQPTRGVDIGAIEFIHKRILALRDAGKAVLLVSVELDEIMALSDRIAVMFDGRVMGERPAEGATTGDLGCLMAGVDPALTPPEAAIPPAAAPATDAGGGAG